TCAAACTGAAGTGCTACTTCACCGGTATGTCCTGATTCCTCGGGAATCCATACTCTTGATTCATCGGGATAGTGGTATTCAAATCCACCGGAAATAAAATCATCATCAAAGAAACGGTAGACCACATTTCCTTCTGAAGCTGGTACAGCACCTGAAGCATCTTCTGCATCAGGCGAAGTCGTTTGGAGCTGAACACCGCAACCAATAAGAATTGCGGCACCCAGAACAAGCAGTAACAGAGAGTTGAATCGTTTTTTCATAAAACTCGTCCCTTACGGTTAAAATGAAACAGTTAAGAATAGTTCTGGTTGTATAAAACTTGCGTCAGATTTATCATCACCTACTTTAAGTTCTTTGTTTGTGCTGGTGAAAAGAGCGGTAAGAGAGCCACCTTCGGTAACTTCATAACGCAGGCCACCTGAAAGAATTGACTGGGTTTCGGTAGCATCTTCACCAGTAATGTAATCATAATCAGAAACCAAAAACATCATTCCGCCAAGAAGGCTGAATCGTTGGAAGAAATTCCAGTTCAGATCCAAACCGACCAAATTGTTGGTCCATGAAGTTCCTTCTAAGCCATGTGCCCCTGGTTGTTTTGCTTCAGAGTGGTTAAAGGTTGCACCGATAATGAAATGTCTGTCCAGGTTAGTTACACTGGAAACATCAAAACTTCCGCCGATTTGAAAGTCGATAAATTCAACTTCAGGGAACTCAAGAACTACACCCTCCTCTATTTCTATACTTTCCCTGCTAATGGATTTAAGGGAATGAAAATTACTTTTTAGCTGAAGCGCTCTGTCCAGTAAAGAAACTCCAAAAGACCCCTTTATACCCTGACGGTCGGGTGTAGCAAGTCCATAAGGAAGAGTAAGCTGTGTATAGGGGTTAAGTCCCCAGGGGCTAGCTTTCAATTCGCTATCAATACCTTCGTGATTAAGAGAATTGATCTCCTCCTCAGTAAGATGGCGGTGAATGTTATTTCTAAGGGCCTCATCCTGAGTTAAAATAGAACTGGTGTAGGATAACTTTTGTACAGGACGACGGTCTGTGTATCCGCCAGTACCATCGGATGCATACTTAAACACATTTCTATACATTGCATCGAAAATGTTATACAGTTCCGGAGTGTTATTACCGCTATGCAGGATAGGTCTTGTACCAATGAAAGAAGGGCTTTGTGCAAGGTCGTTACGAAAGCCTTCTTCATTGTAGAGAAAACCACCCGAGGCCCTGAAGGTGCTGTTACCAAGATCAATACGGCCAAAAACATTTGCATTGAATGCTAATCCTTCGGTAGTAGGCAATGGAACAGAAACTGAAGTTGTATCATCAATGAATACTTCTTCTGTTTTTTTAGACCTTCTGATACCGTTAGCAAAATAAGAAGTTCTGTAGCTAGAGTCGACAGAAAATGCACCTTCAAGCTCAACCCCAAAATTTATAAGGTCATCAGGCATAAACAGAGCATTAGTTGCATTGGCGCGGCCAACAGTAATACGGGTGTGTTGGGTGTCTACTCTGACATTACCATGGGCTGACCTGTGATTATCAAATATATTCATATAAGTAAGTCCGAAACCAAGGCCGCGGTTAACATCGATTTCGAGATTTGATCCCAGTGCATATTTATCCATTTGTGCTGGTTCATGAGTAACTGTGCTCTCTGTTGTACCTGAGCTGCGAAGTCTTGAACCAAAGAAGTTTAGGTGTACACGGTCAACAATAGGATAAAGCTGTACATCGGCTCTTAGGTCAATACCAGGTAATACTCTCATATTATTCCCCAAAAATTCCTCTCCCATTGCAATTTCACGCATTTGAGCGAATACTTCCGGCTCAAAGAGGATCTCCATATCGGGGCTCCAAACAGTTAACGGGCTGATACGTTTATGGAAATGACCAGCAGAATATCCTATCATGTTGTTTAGAACAGAACCATCAACACTGATCCAACGTGTAAAAATTGGGTTTGAAGGATCACCGAAGAAGTTTCTCCAGTCCTGGTGCATGCGAAACATAGCCCGAGCTCCCAGAGCAGTATTGGGACGTGCAGTAATATCAAAATCAACCGATGTGAAAGAAATACCTTCACTTTTTCTGGCATTTTCGTTTGCCAGGTCGCTGCCGTCACTTATTCTGGAATTTAGGAACTGAGATCTGAATTCACCACCAAAATGGATGCCGGCTTTGGAGAGTACACTATTGACCGTACTTTCCAACTGGTCAAGGCGCTCTTCAGTGTCGCTTGCCGCCCACGTACTCATACTTATTACAAGAGCGAGAATGAGAACCTTTCTCATAATGTTAAGCCTTTCTTTACTGAGATGATTATTGTAGTTATGTCTGTTTTTTACTGTATTCATTTTTAAAACCATGTTTTTAGTTCAAGGGTTACAACTGGCATTTTCCAATTATTATCGCTAAATTCTTTATCTTCATGAGTCATGTATTTGAATCTACCATTGAGCCAAACTCTTTCGAGCATGCCAAGGTCGAAGCCGATACCATACGCCCTGTCTACGAAGTTTATAGGAACGTTAACGAACTCATTATTTAGGTGCATCCATGCTTTTTGGGAGCGCCAGTTTTCTAAACCAAAAAGACCAAGTATGTAGAAGTTGTTGGTAATTGCAATGGCTGGTTCCAATCTTAGGTAAAAAGACCAAAGTAAAGATTCTTCCGACTTGTCATTGAATTCAAGTAAAGAGAATGAACGAGAAACTCCGTTAATGGCCGCGTATCCACCAACAAACAGATCGTTGTTGTAACCAACCAGTCTACTGATACAGTAAGCTATATCTGCCTCAAGATTGAAGGTAAACTTCCTGTTTTCTGGTACAAAAGAGGTGTTGGTATAGATTGTATCATCTTCACCTAAGTAAATGGCTGACTCGTTAAAAACAGTAGAATAGGCCATGAGGGTATCGTTTTCCTGAGTAACAATGCTACGATCACCGCCAAATCTACTGTTCAGTTCGACTTGTTTTGCATTGTCATAGGCGGCAAATCCATTGTACACGGACATAAAATCAGCTCTTAGTCCGCCACCATGGTGTCCAACCGGGTTTAGGTATTCAGTGCGGAAAGCAAAAGATTCATCGCCAAGACGCTTGTTGTATTTATTATCAAGTGAATGGTCGAGAAGATTATTACCCCATCTGTTGTATGAAGACTGGAAAACCGGATACAGGTCGGGGCTGTTCAGTCGATAGGGGAAGTAGAGTACATCTTTTGATGGATCGATCTGAAAATGCTGGCCGTATTTAACTCTGAAATGACCATACCCACCAAAGTCGGGGTTTAAGGTAACTTGTGCACCGGCCATATTTTGAGTGTATGGAGAACCTTCACCTCGGCCAATGAATTTCCCCGGTCCCACCATATTTGAGCCAAATGCGTAGAAACCATCTACTGGTGTTGCAAAGGAAAATGGTGAGTAAAATCCAGGACTTATATAAGCCAGATCGAGTTGGAATGGCAATCTCCCATCAACGTCAAACTGTGCATAAAAGGCTGGAGTTAAATCTGAAGATGTTTGTTTGGAACTGTCTATTATACCCTCTGCATTGGAAATTTTCCAGGTAGTATCAATCTTTCCAAGTGCAAAGTCGGTATGAAGAGAGATGTTATCGGTGATGTTGCCTTTAAGATCAAGAGAAAAGACTTTTGGTTCTTTATAAAAACCTCTTCCTGCTGAGAGCAAGTTGCCGTCTTCATCGTAGATATATTTATGAGCGAGTCTAGTGCCAATATCTGCACCGGGATTTATGGTACCAATCCTAAAATGATTTTTGAAAACGTTCCCTCTCTCATCATTTGTAGTATAGATAACATCTTCATTATAGAGAATGCCAAGGTAGTTTGCACCGATATTTAGATCTCCAAGAAGATTGCGGGATGCTATTCTTGTGTGAAGAGCTTTTCTGTAGGAATCACCAACACCATGAGATTTGTATGGAGTATCGTCCCCGGCATAGGATCTATCGGCCATTTCAATGTATTCACGTTCAAAGTTGTCGAAACGCTCAAAAGTTCCGTAGACAAAATTAAAGTAAATGTCGCCAGGAAGCATTATACTTTCAAGGTTGAAACCATTAAACGGTTTTTTGTTCCATGCGGCGCGTCCGGTTCTAACTCCCCTTGCGATATTATACTCATAGAATCTGGCTACCGGCTGTTCGACCTCAAAAGGCAGAAATTCCCAGGCAAAGTTACGTGGTTGAGCTTTCCAGATTGTAAGAGGTGAAGCCTCTGTCCAGATGGTATTACCCATTCTAACCCAAAAAGATGCTGGGATTGTTCTGACTGCAAGTCCTGCATTCATGTCTTCATGAATAGCGGCAGCATGTCCGTCTTTGTCATGGAGCCCGGTACCAATACGATGGCTATCAGATCCGGTTATTCCGGTGAATGTGTGCTGAAAACCGATCCTGGAGTATAAAACAGTGTTTCTACCAGGTCGTACAGTCATACCCAGACGGAATAGGTTTTCGTTGCCGCCCCAACCAGACTGCAGGTATGTGTTGTCCTGAGACATGTAATCAGGGTAAACAGTCGCATTGTGAAAACGCGTATTAAAACGAGCTTCTCCGGAAAAGGAGATAGGGCTGGAGCCGCCAAATACGTACGTTGAGAGAACTTTGGATTCTAACCTATCCACCGAACTCGAAAGGCTGTCTATTCGTTCTGAGATAGGAACGGACTGAGCATGAGCTCGTTGCATCCCCGCCCCCAGAGCGATAGTAACAGCTACTATGCTACTTAAGCGATGAATCAGTTTAATCAAACGGACCTCCATATAAAACCGGTTATAGGATTAGTTAATTGTGTTCTGTTTTTTTTTAGTGACTGAAATAAAATTGCCGTTCAAGTGATAGGGGACTGCTTACTACTTCTGCTATTTAAGCCCTTAGAAAAGAGAACGTACCTGCTCGTTATTATGATATACTGCATAGTGTTATACTGCCCAAACCTTCACCTAAATGTTATTACAATTATGTCTAATATAATTAAATTCATTAAAAAGGTTTAAAATAATTTCAAACAAGACAAACATTTCCCTATCGATGGTTATAATAAGTATTAAGCTGCTAAAAAGGGGAACTATATTAGGGTAATTTTAGTGTATTACTATCTTATTTCTTATTAGCTCCTGCGCATTCTAACTATATTCAAATTTATTATTGAAATCAAAGCAGAGAAAAATCAATATTTTTTAATTTGGGATCCATTTGCGGGAAAATCGAAAACAGAGGCTTAGATATAGCTGAATTATGGTCAAAACCCACAAAAAAACACTATTCAATAATATATATAGGTTACTATTAAACGAAGAAATGATTCTCTCAAATTTGTTTGCCAAAGAAATAACCATATGATATTTTCCACCTAGATATATATTGGGTTTTTTGGCAAATCGGAAAACGATTTAAATCTTTTATACTGAAACCTGAAAAGGGGATACTGAATGAATCTAAAAAAATTACCAGCGTATAAGTTTTTTCTGGTCGGCGCATTATTATGCGGCCTTGTATCTTTTCATTGTGGAGGAGATGCTGCTTTTCCCCGTTCAAAGACTCTTTATCTTGCAGGATCTCAGTGGGGTGGTCCAAATACCTTTAACCCTCTTTCAAATATGCCAGATTTTCCTGTAGGTGGTAATTATAATTTAATGTATGAACCACTCATGGCATTTAATTCTTTAAGCGGTGAAATGGAACCACTTCTCGCCAAATCGGTTGAAAGTTCTGATGAAAAAGTCTCTGTAATCATGGACTCTCGTGCACAATGGAGCGATGGAGAGCCGCTTACTGCAGCTGATGTAAAATTCACTTACGATCTTAGCAGAGAGTACAGAAGTGCTCCGACCCGTTTTGTTCTTGATTACATCTCTGAGGTCAAAATTGATACAATTATAGACGAAGAAACGGAAGAAGGCTTCGAACGAGTAAGCTTCTATATCAATGAAGAGCGCAATAATCCTCTCGTTGTAATGGACTTTCTGCAGTCTGTTCGTATTATCCCTAAACACGTGTTTGAAGCGGAACTTGCACAGGTTGATGAATTTCGCTCAATTCAGGAAAAAAAGTTCGATGAAAATCCTGTGATTTCGGGACCCTATAATCTGCACAGCTACAGCAGCGAAAGAATCGTTTTAGAGCGTAGGGAAGACTACTGGGGTAATGAAGCACTGTTTGACGGTCGTCTTCCACAACCAAAGTTTATAATTCATCCAATCTACAGAAGTAATGATGCTTTTGGTGTTGCGCTGAATCAGGGTAATCTTGATTTTACTTCAACTTTCATCCCAAGAATTCAGCAGAGGTTTAGACATCAGATAGCGACATGGTATGATGAAGAGCCATATTACCTGCCTGCTTCAATACCTATGCTTATGATCAATAATAACCGCCATCATCTTGCAGACAGAAATGTACGAAGAGCAATGGCATTTGCTATAAACTACGAAGATATTCGTGAACTTGCTGTTTCTGGTTACAGCCCGGAATTAAAAGCCGGTTTGGTTTTGCCTTTTGGAATCGAAGAGCCATATTTCTCAGAAGAAGATATTGAAGAACTTGGGACTTATTACAACCCTGAAAAAGCAAAACAGATTCTTGCAGATGCCGGATATACCTCAGAGTTTGATGATAATGGGAATCTGGTTGAAATGAGAGGCCCGGATGGTGAAAAACTACCTACTCTATCTGTAACATCTCCAGCCGGTTGGACAGACTGGGAATCGATGGTGCGTATAGCTGTTAGGGGTATGAGAGCTGTGGGGATAGATGTTCGTGAAGGTTTTGTTGATGCGAGTCAATACTGGCAGGTTATGCCTGTTGGAGAGTTCGATCTTCTGATGCATACTCCTTCTACTTCTGTTACTCCTTCAAAGCCCTGGTCGCGCTTTAATGAAGTTATGTCTTCAAGAAACTGGAGTCCTGAAGGTGAAAGGATGAATGAAAATCAGGGCAGATATAACGATCCTTCAAGCGAAAACTACAATCCTGCAGTTGATAGCCTCTTGAATGTGATTCCTAATCTTACTGAAAAAGAGCAAAGAGTTGCTGCTTACAGAGAACTCAACAGGATATTTATGAAGGACCAGCCAACTCTTCCTATGGTTTACAGGCCCGAACAGTACTACACTTTCAGTACACGGCACTGGGAAAATTTCCCCACAGCAGAGAACCCATATGCTCCGCCACAGCCTTTGACCTTTGGTATAGGTACAAGAATTCTATGGGAACTAACCTCTGCAGCAGAATAGGAGTTATTTGATGCTGAAGCAACATCCGACACTTAGATATATCGTATTACGCGCTGGATGGTATTTTATAACCTTTCTGGTTGCGATCTCAATAAACTTTTTCCTGCCCCGTCTGGGGGCAGGAAATCCCGTTGATGTTATAATGGGGCAGATCGGGCAGGGACTCGATACTCAGACTGCACGAGAAAGAGAAGATGATTTTTTAATTGACTTTGGCTTGGCTGAAGTAGACGAAGCTGGAAATGTGCTTCGTGATGAAAATAATCAACCGGTCAGTACTTCATTGTGGAGTCAGTATTTCAGTTATTTTGGAATGGTTTTACAGGGTGATTTGGGAACATCGTTCATGAATTATCCCAGGGGGGTTACAGAATTAATCAGAGAAGCACTTCCCTGGACTCTTGCGCTTCAGATACCGACAATCCTTTTTGGATGGATTATAGGTAATGTACTTGGTGCACTTGCTGCCTATAAAAGAGGTGTTTTTGATAAGGTACTGTTCCCCCTTAGCCTTCTTACCAGTGCAGTACCGTTTTTTGCCTTTGGACTTATTTTGGTTTACTTATTTGGTATTCACTGGCAGATTTTCCCATCCATCGGCGCTTATGGGCAGGGATTGATGGAGGGATTTAACTGGCCTTTCATCTCAAGTATCGCATACCACTACGTACTGCCTTTTTTCTCAATATTCATGATACTTGCCGGTGGACAAGCAATTGGAATGCGTTCAATGTGTATTTATGAGCTTGGTACCGATTATATCAAGTATGCCAAATGGCTCGGTGTAAAGGAAAGTAAGATTGTCTACTATATGTTTAGAAACGCAATGTTGCCTCAGCTTACCGGACTGGCACTTTCTCTGGGGATGATGATCGGTGGAGCTTTGATTACTGAGATGATTTTTTCATATCCCGGATTGGGTTTAAGGATGCTTGATGCAATTCAAAACAACGATTATCCTCTCATTCAGGGAATTACTCTCCTTGTAACAGTGTGTGTGTTGGCTGCTAACTTCTCTATAGATATACTTATAGGGTTTCTTGACCCACGAGTAAAAGCTGGGCAAAGGGGATCATAACAATGAAATTACTTAAAAATCTTTTAAAAACACCTGCATTCTCAATTGGTATGGGGCTGTTTCTGACCGCACT
This portion of the Chitinispirillales bacterium ANBcel5 genome encodes:
- a CDS encoding ABC transporter substrate-binding protein, which codes for MNLKKLPAYKFFLVGALLCGLVSFHCGGDAAFPRSKTLYLAGSQWGGPNTFNPLSNMPDFPVGGNYNLMYEPLMAFNSLSGEMEPLLAKSVESSDEKVSVIMDSRAQWSDGEPLTAADVKFTYDLSREYRSAPTRFVLDYISEVKIDTIIDEETEEGFERVSFYINEERNNPLVVMDFLQSVRIIPKHVFEAELAQVDEFRSIQEKKFDENPVISGPYNLHSYSSERIVLERREDYWGNEALFDGRLPQPKFIIHPIYRSNDAFGVALNQGNLDFTSTFIPRIQQRFRHQIATWYDEEPYYLPASIPMLMINNNRHHLADRNVRRAMAFAINYEDIRELAVSGYSPELKAGLVLPFGIEEPYFSEEDIEELGTYYNPEKAKQILADAGYTSEFDDNGNLVEMRGPDGEKLPTLSVTSPAGWTDWESMVRIAVRGMRAVGIDVREGFVDASQYWQVMPVGEFDLLMHTPSTSVTPSKPWSRFNEVMSSRNWSPEGERMNENQGRYNDPSSENYNPAVDSLLNVIPNLTEKEQRVAAYRELNRIFMKDQPTLPMVYRPEQYYTFSTRHWENFPTAENPYAPPQPLTFGIGTRILWELTSAAE
- a CDS encoding ABC transporter permease, with translation MLKQHPTLRYIVLRAGWYFITFLVAISINFFLPRLGAGNPVDVIMGQIGQGLDTQTAREREDDFLIDFGLAEVDEAGNVLRDENNQPVSTSLWSQYFSYFGMVLQGDLGTSFMNYPRGVTELIREALPWTLALQIPTILFGWIIGNVLGALAAYKRGVFDKVLFPLSLLTSAVPFFAFGLILVYLFGIHWQIFPSIGAYGQGLMEGFNWPFISSIAYHYVLPFFSIFMILAGGQAIGMRSMCIYELGTDYIKYAKWLGVKESKIVYYMFRNAMLPQLTGLALSLGMMIGGALITEMIFSYPGLGLRMLDAIQNNDYPLIQGITLLVTVCVLAANFSIDILIGFLDPRVKAGQRGS